The following nucleotide sequence is from Corylus avellana chromosome ca7, CavTom2PMs-1.0.
CAGGGGCTTTGAGAAGTAGTCGGTCACTtaacccccccaccccccctaaTAAACATCAACATAAAGGTGGATTGCGGGGATTACCAGAAAACTGAACAGAAAGTCATAAATGTACctcctttttctgtttttggttctCAAGGCGCTAATAAGTTATACTCAAAAATTGTTAGATGCTGCTACAAATTAATATTGTGCATCATCAACACGTTGTtacaaaaacaaaccaaaaagaTCTTTGAATTACCACAACTCCTCTTACTTGCAAGAAGAGTACATCATTtctcacaaaaataaaaaataaaaaggcctATAATCCACCTCAAATATCTCCGCCCACTGCAAATGGATTAAAtaccctttttctttccctgCTGAGCGAATGCTTCATTCGTAGCTTCTGCGCCCTTTTTCTTTCCTGCTGGCTGAATGCTTCATTCAGTGGCTTCTGCgtcctttttctttcccctgCTGAGCGAATGCTTCTTCAGTGGCTTCTGCTCTATGCGAAGTTCCGGTCTTTATGATGTACCCACTTAAAAAGACAACACACTTTCCACAAATTTGAGGATCAAATATCctgttatttatattttcaaattcatttcctttttattctaaaaaattgAACAGTTTCCTTCATGACAATAAACAAGTTGTTCAGAGATATCTGCTATTTGTTGCCAGCATATGGCAATCATCAAGTGCAATGAAAATAATGATACTACAGATGCTCGAAGACCAACTTCTTCACCCTCCTTTATGCCACCCCCCCacccgccaaaaaaaaaaaaatgaacaatagTAATGAATTTTTACCATGGCAAGGCttcaaatgaaacaaaacattCTATAGATATACAAAACTTTTTCTCTCCTACCAAAAAGCACTTCAGCTCAAGCATAAAGGGTGGGTTTGGGTACAGGGTGGGGTTCTATGTTGAATCATATTAATACATGTTTGTATATTTATTAACCAGCAGACAGTTCACTTATCAATATAGATTAgccaaaacaaaactcaaaagatCGGAAACATTTCAAAACCGAGGTAAGAAATCCACAACAACCAATCATCAACAAATTTCAAGATAATTTTTGACAAACTACAATCCACATTTGTTTCTGGCAAGTCTTGGGTTTTGATATAATCTCCCAAGTTTCAAACTTTCAACAATATCAGGCAAAGTACTAAGATAGATGACAATGTAAAGAAACAATGTCCTAAAACATGTGGATGAAAAAGATTTAGAACAAAATCCAGTACTTCAAGAGCAAAAGTAATATGGATACTAAGGCTCAACTGTGGAAACCTGTTGCCACTCTCCGTCGACTGCTTCCTTCCACAATGTCACATTGTTGTTTCCGTCAGCCACAGCCAATATGTTTCCCGTCAGCGACCAGGAGACCCTCCAGACAGGAGTCTTAAAATCGTTCAAAACCTTGCCTTCCCATTGATCCCCCTCCTTGACCACAGTCCATATGATGACTTTGCCATCCTGTGAGGCACTTGCAATTGTAGATTTTGGCAGTCCCAAGTTGGGTGCCCAAGCAACATCACGAACCCAATCTGTATGCATCTGAAGAGCTGGAAAGCAATCCATCTTCCAACTCCCATTATAGAGCTTCCACACCTTCACAGTATTATCGCAACCACCTGAACAGAGCTTCTGAACAGGATCAAGCAAGCCAGAACCAACAAGAGCACCAGGCGCAGTTGAGGGAGCCCATGAAACAGAAGTGACACCAACTGGATGAGCTTGGTCAATCCTCGAGGTGTCCCAACCACCATCCGGTCTTGCAGTGAAAACTGAGATATTCCCATCAGAGGAACCACAAGCTAAACAAAGACCCAGTTCATGAGGAGCCCAAGCAATAGAATTGACAGAGGACTTGTGGTCATCAAAGACGTGAGCTTGGGTCCACTCATTTGGATTACCCTCCTTCCATATTATCACGTGCCCGTCATAAGAACATGAAGCGAGAAAAGACCCAAATTTCGGATGAGCCCAGACTACCTGCCAAACAGGTCCTTGGTGGCCAGTTAATGTCGCAAGAGGCTGAGAGGTTGTATTGCTCACCCCAACTATCTTAATGGAATGGTCTGACGAGGCCGTGGCAAGACGCTTACCATAGTAATCCATTGCCACATCGTGGATCACATCTTGGTGACCAGTTTCAATCTTTTGCGAAGGCATTTTTCCACAGTCAATATACTTTACCTACTGCTTCAGAACAAAAGGGTAACTCAAATTAAAACTGATATATCTTCCATTGGTTCGCAGAAAGATTCAAATCCTATTAATACGTGAGATGATCTATATGTTCTACCACCCCCAATGTTTGCTTGCTAAAAAagtgcaagaaaataaaaaagttaaataaagaaaaccttAATTTGTACATTTTCCGCTGTTCTAATCTCaataacaaagaagaaaaatcttgGACAATCCAATAGCGTAACTTTCATTACACACCAATTACTTGTAGCTACCAAATTATAGAAAATCTGAATCTAAAACTTTCAGTTCCTCTACCATTCCTTATCTTTTCTCGTCTaccaaaaagaacaaagataGAGCCAAATCAGATATGATGGCAAAGAATTATAACCCATAGTATCAGATCTCAGATTTTTGCGGACTGTGGTCAGATATAACAAAAAATCCATTTAATTACGCACAAATATAAAAGACTAATCACAGTCCCAAAAGCTTCATACAATTGACCGATCGGATTGGACCCAATCAACGAGTTCAAAGATACATGCACAAATATAAACTCATAGATATATTACGAATggggagaaaagagaaaagagaaccAGACCTGGTGAGAACGAAGGGGAGCGGAGGACGAAACGACGGCGTTACGTGATCAGAGCGAATTGCTGTCGATGCCAGCTATGACATGAGTATGAGGAAGGAAGTTGGGTTTCTTCTACTCTTCTATACCGGCCGAAACGCCTGGGTTTAAACAGAGTAACCGCCCattttttgtgggtttgggCCTTATTAACCAAGATGGGTTAAGCCCAGACTTGGACGGTTAAATTTCATGCCAATTCGGCAATTCCCTTGAAAGCATGTCGAGGGCCTACGGCCAAACAGACTTTTCCTAGTGTGATGGTCTATTTAGTTTTTGATCACTCATGTGATTTTTAACTACTATCAAATCGCCCCTAAAATTCTTTATTAGATCCACAAATGGGGCTACTCTCGTTGAAAATTAATCAATAGggtaaaataaaatctaattataataaaaagtaactAAAAACTAGTTTTCCATATAAGATAAGAGTAAATGAGTTTTCACACCCATTTTATATGGACTCATgtgacatattttaagtgatttttgatgtcatcacttaaaaaaatcttgaaagTCATTTAAAACACGCAATGTAAGCCGTTATCAAATGTGTAATGAATGAGTGTAAATAGTAGCATTACTTATGTTGAAAATTAATTCACACTACAAACCCATCAAATTCTAGGTCTAATGGTCAAGGATAGGCCCACGAAGATATTAATAAGCAAGGGCtattaattgataaaaaatattcCGATTAGTCGGAATGAAAAAGCTCAATTCCAACTCAAACTCCCATGAATCCTATTTATCTTTATAAGTTAatcatttatatttatttctacACGATAGTTGTTGAAGGTTTATCTCAACTCTGGACTGTCAAACcaactcaaacaaaaacaaagaaaattaatccaagcctataaataggcctacACAAGATACAAGGACATATTAAATAATCTACTATCTTCTGATACCCTCTTAATATATTATCTCTCATAGCATCGAAGCACGATTTTCCAGAAATCCACCGCAACTGGTAAGATTATTGTCTCTATATTCTCcatttcctattttattgaaaaggtaaataacttcttttttttttttgtaagccgCCATATCCTGGAGAGTCCAAGGACATAAAATGAATTCTTATCAATTGGAAAAATAGCCAGATAGGAGCCCAAAACtaagattaaataaatatataaaaataaaattagtgtCCATTCTGTATTAAGAAGatataagcccaaaaaataaaataaaataaaatttgttttttaatatattttaattttcaattcatttACCTATAAAAATGGAACTCAATGTtcttttaaatctaaaaaatgatCTATTGCTTTAATTTGTACTAAATTtcacatcaatttattttttaatgtataaCATCCAAAAATCAATtacaaactcatttttaattttgttgcgAAGCTTCGACAAACAAGTTATGATTGATTTTCTAGTGCTTTACAAAGAATGAATTAAAATTTGTGGAAATATCTTATATAAAAGTGGTTATTTGTAAGAAGAAAGTATCAtttaaccaaataaataaataataataataataaataaaatcttttaagTCCGTTGGACTCCCCCATAGCCCAATTAGCCATAGGCTCTCGATATAGCTAATATGTTGGGTGGCTGTGAGGCTCACGCTCCCTGAATTTGAGCTGTGATGGCCTTTTATCCCCGCCATAATGCTCAAATTTAGCGGCGCAAATATACACGTTAGGCGTGCTGGGTTATAAAACACGCTGAGAGTCGAGCGCACGTTAAATCGGCCACCGAAGCCCCGCCATGATTAACATCCCCGCCAGCTCAGCGGACTCTCTTCTCGAAGTCCTGTCTAGTGGACCCCATCGCTCCTTTGTCGGGTCATGCCCTCCCTCGCCtgtctcttctcttctcttctcttctcctatgtaatatcataaataatatatacatatatgtatgtatgtatgtcgCGTGCATGCATGACACATACATTATCATCTCATCTCAGCTCCATACATTCACAACTTTCAAATTACGTACATTAATGTGACCGCCAATGTGTAGGAACTAGTAGGCGTGTTGGGATGACATAAACGTGTCAGAGTGATGGACTGCATGTGTACATtactacaaacaaaaatatcaattaattaatagataatgATATGaatattccatttaaataaaatagatatttttgcCGCGCAAAATGT
It contains:
- the LOC132186971 gene encoding protein transport protein SEC13 homolog B, yielding MPSQKIETGHQDVIHDVAMDYYGKRLATASSDHSIKIVGVSNTTSQPLATLTGHQGPVWQVVWAHPKFGSFLASCSYDGHVIIWKEGNPNEWTQAHVFDDHKSSVNSIAWAPHELGLCLACGSSDGNISVFTARPDGGWDTSRIDQAHPVGVTSVSWAPSTAPGALVGSGLLDPVQKLCSGGCDNTVKVWKLYNGSWKMDCFPALQMHTDWVRDVAWAPNLGLPKSTIASASQDGKVIIWTVVKEGDQWEGKVLNDFKTPVWRVSWSLTGNILAVADGNNNVTLWKEAVDGEWQQVSTVEP